A genomic stretch from Algoriphagus halophilus includes:
- a CDS encoding endonuclease/exonuclease/phosphatase family protein, producing MPIYVLRIISAFFILATWIPFIKWDYWWIRVFDYPQLQKLVIIILCVLPWTYLAFEEASPESFIWMVLLLMAGIHLFRKVKIFSPLGKKMIDSIAYDEENGIHILVGNVYQFNTHYQKVIDLVHQTNPDLIFLVETDQAWEVGLKSLEKQYPNTILIPLDNTYGMLLYTKLEIVRHEIKYLIDDEIPSIELEIKLNSGKTITVYAIHPTPPVPNENPKSTDRDAEILIVGKKVKANPKPSLVIGDLNDVAWSYTTELFLKISEMADPRRGRGLFSTFHAKIPLLRWPLDHIFLSKHFGLSELQVQSGIGSDHFPISMKAVITEKNTTDQLEANGEDHQEAKEKIENGISDRS from the coding sequence ATGCCGATTTACGTTTTGAGGATAATCAGTGCATTTTTTATCCTTGCTACCTGGATCCCTTTTATCAAATGGGACTATTGGTGGATCAGAGTTTTTGACTACCCTCAACTGCAAAAGCTGGTGATCATTATCCTTTGCGTGTTGCCTTGGACGTACCTTGCCTTTGAGGAAGCTTCCCCTGAAAGTTTCATTTGGATGGTTCTATTATTGATGGCAGGAATTCACCTTTTTAGAAAAGTGAAAATCTTCAGTCCCTTGGGCAAAAAGATGATTGACTCGATTGCCTATGATGAGGAGAATGGGATTCACATTTTGGTAGGAAATGTTTACCAATTCAACACCCACTACCAAAAAGTGATTGATTTGGTCCATCAAACAAACCCCGATCTCATATTCTTGGTAGAAACCGATCAGGCTTGGGAAGTGGGATTAAAATCCCTTGAAAAACAATATCCAAATACGATCTTGATTCCTTTGGACAATACCTATGGAATGTTGCTGTATACCAAATTGGAAATTGTCAGGCATGAAATTAAATACCTCATCGATGATGAAATACCCTCTATAGAGTTAGAAATAAAACTAAACAGCGGAAAAACCATTACGGTGTACGCAATTCACCCCACTCCTCCAGTTCCCAACGAAAACCCAAAAAGTACCGATAGAGATGCTGAAATTCTTATCGTTGGAAAAAAAGTAAAGGCCAATCCCAAACCCTCTCTGGTGATCGGGGATTTGAATGACGTGGCATGGAGCTATACAACTGAGCTATTCCTTAAAATTTCAGAAATGGCTGACCCGAGGAGAGGTAGAGGATTATTTAGTACCTTCCATGCTAAAATACCCCTCTTACGTTGGCCTTTGGACCATATTTTCCTCAGCAAACATTTTGGACTTTCTGAACTTCAAGTGCAGTCAGGAATTGGTTCAGATCATTTCCCAATCAGTATGAAAGCGGTGATCACAGAAAAGAATACCACGGATCAATTGGAAGCCAATGGGGAAGACCATCAGGAGGCTAAAGAGAAGATCGAAAACGGAATTTCGGATCGTTCATAA
- a CDS encoding MlaD family protein: MRGENKRNVLVGIFVFIGIAILVAGILTLGGQQKKFVKAIQLKAVFDDIGGLQTGNNVWFSGVKIGTVRKINFYGDSQVEIEMNVEEEVVEFIRKDSKATLSSDGLIGNKIIVIYGGTTMAPPVEDGDRLESVMPLDTDQMMETLQVNNENLVEITNDLKVLTSKLAAGEGIVGAVLTDSTLAESFKTIIANLNNASVQSNRMLTDLNSFTSKLNQEGNLFNDLVTDTTLLTEFKSTMGSLKATAQNSEEMTEELKAITEKFNSSDNSIGVLLNDEEFAKSLKQTMVNTDSATYNLNRGLEALEYTWPFRKGFKRKAKAEEKADENN; the protein is encoded by the coding sequence ATGAGAGGTGAAAATAAACGCAACGTTTTAGTAGGCATATTTGTATTTATAGGAATTGCCATCCTGGTAGCCGGTATTTTGACCTTGGGCGGCCAGCAAAAGAAATTTGTCAAAGCGATCCAACTGAAAGCAGTGTTCGATGATATTGGAGGTTTACAGACTGGAAACAATGTTTGGTTTTCAGGGGTGAAAATCGGTACCGTTCGAAAAATCAATTTCTATGGGGACTCCCAAGTTGAAATAGAAATGAATGTAGAGGAGGAAGTGGTAGAATTTATTCGAAAGGATTCTAAAGCTACCTTGAGTTCTGATGGTTTGATCGGTAATAAAATCATCGTGATCTATGGAGGAACTACTATGGCGCCTCCAGTGGAGGATGGGGATCGATTGGAATCTGTCATGCCTTTGGATACCGATCAAATGATGGAGACGCTGCAGGTAAATAATGAAAATCTAGTTGAGATCACCAATGACCTAAAAGTCTTGACCAGTAAATTAGCCGCAGGTGAAGGCATCGTGGGAGCTGTATTGACTGATTCTACCTTGGCAGAAAGTTTCAAAACCATCATTGCCAACTTGAATAATGCCTCTGTTCAAAGCAACAGAATGCTTACCGACCTCAATTCCTTTACTTCAAAATTGAATCAAGAGGGTAATCTTTTCAATGATTTGGTAACGGATACCACGTTGCTTACCGAATTTAAATCCACTATGGGAAGTCTGAAAGCTACAGCTCAAAATTCAGAGGAAATGACTGAGGAGTTGAAGGCTATTACAGAGAAATTCAATTCATCGGACAATTCCATCGGTGTATTGTTAAATGATGAAGAATTTGCTAAAAGTTTAAAACAAACGATGGTGAATACCGATTCAGCGACATACAACCTAAATAGAGGGTTGGAGGCATTGGAATACACCTGGCCGTTCAGAAAAGGCTTTAAGCGAAAAGCGAAAGCTGAAGAAAAAGCCGATGAAAATAATTAA
- a CDS encoding ABC transporter ATP-binding protein, producing the protein MEEKVVEIAGLKKSFGDLDVLKGVDLDLYKGENLVVLGKSGSGKSVLIKIMVGLLKQDEGSMKVLGQEVSKLGTKALNELRLKIGFSFQNSALYDSMTVRENMEFPLVRNVKNLTRGEITRKIEELLDSVGLPQSINQMPSELSGGQKKRIGVARTLILNPEIMLYDEPTAGLDPITCMDINNLINQVREQYNTSSIVITHDLTCAKVTGDRQAVLLDGQFKAMGSFEEVFAHAQDGRVKSFYDYNFIDS; encoded by the coding sequence ATGGAAGAGAAAGTTGTAGAAATAGCTGGTTTAAAGAAATCATTTGGGGATTTGGATGTTCTCAAAGGAGTTGATTTGGATTTATATAAAGGAGAGAACTTGGTTGTGCTCGGTAAATCTGGTTCTGGCAAATCTGTATTGATAAAAATCATGGTGGGTTTGCTGAAGCAGGATGAAGGATCGATGAAGGTGTTAGGGCAGGAAGTTTCCAAATTAGGAACCAAAGCCCTCAATGAACTTCGATTAAAAATCGGTTTCTCTTTTCAGAATTCAGCCTTGTATGATAGTATGACTGTTCGGGAGAATATGGAATTTCCATTGGTAAGAAATGTGAAGAATCTTACCCGGGGAGAAATTACAAGAAAAATAGAAGAGTTGTTGGATAGTGTGGGCTTACCCCAATCCATCAACCAGATGCCATCTGAACTTTCTGGAGGTCAGAAAAAAAGAATAGGCGTGGCCAGGACTTTGATATTAAATCCTGAGATCATGCTTTATGATGAGCCAACTGCTGGTCTAGATCCGATTACTTGTATGGATATTAATAATTTGATCAATCAGGTAAGAGAGCAGTATAATACTTCATCTATTGTCATTACCCATGACCTTACGTGTGCCAAAGTCACAGGAGATCGTCAAGCAGTGTTGCTAGATGGTCAATTCAAGGCGATGGGTAGTTTTGAAGAAGTTTTTGCTCATGCACAAGATGGGCGAGTCAAATCATTTTACGATTATAATTTCATTGATTCATGA
- a CDS encoding MlaE family ABC transporter permease has product MAEEADRKPVLSKKIDKFFTGLASAWSFVRRFFKEVFLPPYELKEVFHQCYRIGVESLPLISLTGFIVGIVFTNQSRPSLSEFGATSWLPSLISIAVVRAMGPLVTALIAAGKMGSSIGAEIGSMKVTEQIDAMEVSATNPFKFLVVTRVLATTFMIPVLVMYTDFVALMGSFLSVNANENVSMTTFFVEVFESISFLDINSSVLKSLLFGFTIGIVGCYKGYNSSKGTEGVGRAANSAVVMAMFLIFIEELLVLQIVNAIRMM; this is encoded by the coding sequence ATGGCTGAAGAAGCAGACAGAAAGCCTGTGCTTTCTAAGAAAATAGATAAATTTTTTACAGGCTTAGCAAGTGCCTGGAGCTTTGTAAGGAGGTTCTTTAAAGAAGTGTTTTTACCCCCTTATGAACTAAAAGAAGTCTTCCACCAATGTTATCGAATTGGGGTGGAATCCTTGCCTCTTATTTCATTGACTGGATTCATCGTAGGGATTGTATTTACCAATCAATCTAGACCCTCACTTTCAGAATTTGGAGCTACCTCTTGGTTACCTTCTTTGATTTCCATTGCCGTAGTAAGAGCGATGGGACCTTTGGTGACGGCATTGATTGCAGCAGGTAAGATGGGATCCAGTATCGGTGCAGAGATAGGCTCCATGAAAGTGACAGAGCAAATCGATGCGATGGAAGTTTCAGCAACTAATCCATTTAAGTTTTTGGTGGTAACCCGGGTGTTGGCAACAACTTTCATGATACCTGTCTTGGTGATGTATACTGATTTTGTCGCATTGATGGGATCTTTCTTAAGCGTGAACGCCAATGAAAATGTCAGTATGACCACCTTTTTTGTAGAGGTGTTTGAATCAATCAGTTTCTTGGATATTAACTCTTCGGTTTTGAAATCCCTTCTATTTGGCTTTACCATCGGAATAGTGGGTTGCTATAAAGGATATAACTCTTCCAAAGGAACCGAGGGGGTAGGTCGTGCAGCCAATTCAGCTGTTGTAATGGCCATGTTCCTGATATTTATTGAAGAATTACTAGTTCTTCAGATTGTGAACGCAATTAGAATGATGTAA
- a CDS encoding response regulator: protein MKSQWEDTSSRFEDLNAKTQNIGFALGIVIFADSASPLSIKNQNMNNPVSKRIASIDDDKIQHILVKKRMQLIDPTVEIFPFDDPDHALEWLGNNSVDLIFMDLNFPGLSGWDLLQKIREVSQAPVIVLTGNIGPFEREKIEAYPQAIRLFEKPISNVQVNDVFQYLNSKN, encoded by the coding sequence TTGAAATCACAATGGGAGGATACTTCAAGTAGATTTGAAGATCTGAATGCGAAAACCCAAAATATTGGATTTGCCTTAGGAATAGTGATATTTGCAGACTCGGCATCACCCCTAAGTATCAAAAATCAAAATATGAACAATCCAGTTTCCAAAAGAATTGCATCCATAGATGATGATAAAATTCAACATATTTTGGTCAAGAAAAGAATGCAGTTGATAGATCCTACGGTGGAGATTTTTCCTTTTGATGATCCTGATCATGCCTTGGAATGGCTCGGTAATAATTCCGTGGATTTAATATTTATGGACCTTAATTTTCCAGGACTTTCCGGATGGGATTTGCTTCAAAAAATCAGGGAGGTTTCCCAAGCTCCCGTGATCGTGTTGACGGGAAATATTGGCCCTTTTGAAAGAGAAAAAATAGAGGCCTATCCTCAGGCAATTCGACTGTTTGAAAAACCAATTTCCAATGTTCAGGTGAATGATGTTTTTCAATATTTGAACTCTAAAAATTAG
- a CDS encoding TIGR00341 family protein, with product MEEEKAPRSNRNQLIRTLLYLKNRFDLHEGKEDELATIDYIKKNVEFKGANLWILIFAIFVASIGLNVNSTAVIIGAMLISPLMGPIMGIGLAAGINDFELLKRSLRNLGVAVFIAILTSTIYFNFTPLDDAQSELLARTEPTIWDVLIALFGGLAGIIAGSRKEKSNAIPGVAIATALMPPLCTAGYGLATMNLYYFIGAFYLFFINSVFISLSTYLIVRFMKFPKKEFLDHKKEKRVQTYITIFTIITIVPSVYLAYGIVIRSIWEEQAKTFVSQEMVFPRTQVLNSNFTYSSSNKTIQVSLIGDQIDQETIGLIKEKAVSFGLTDTEITINQNNAGITDMNLLRSDILKDLYERNEQIIQDKDQRIALLESEVANYGEVRFLGNDIAQEAKINHPKLRKFTLNRSLVTDLEKEKTDTLLVAYAEFSTKPSASETKKLTEWLKLRTKADTVGLILN from the coding sequence ATGGAAGAAGAAAAAGCTCCTAGAAGCAATCGAAATCAATTGATCCGAACCCTACTCTATTTGAAAAACAGGTTTGATTTGCATGAAGGCAAAGAGGATGAGCTTGCCACCATTGACTATATCAAAAAGAACGTGGAGTTTAAAGGAGCCAATTTATGGATTCTGATTTTTGCGATTTTTGTAGCCTCGATTGGCCTCAATGTAAACTCCACAGCAGTGATCATTGGAGCCATGTTAATCTCCCCTTTGATGGGGCCCATTATGGGAATTGGACTGGCTGCTGGGATCAATGATTTTGAGCTTTTGAAACGGTCGCTGAGGAACCTTGGCGTTGCAGTTTTCATCGCGATTTTAACCTCTACAATTTATTTTAATTTCACTCCTTTAGATGATGCTCAATCCGAACTTTTGGCACGCACGGAACCTACAATTTGGGATGTATTAATTGCCTTGTTCGGAGGACTTGCAGGAATCATTGCAGGTTCCCGAAAAGAGAAAAGTAATGCCATACCTGGGGTAGCAATTGCCACTGCTTTGATGCCCCCTCTTTGTACCGCTGGATATGGTTTGGCAACCATGAATCTTTATTATTTTATCGGCGCCTTTTATTTATTTTTTATCAATTCAGTTTTTATAAGTCTCTCCACTTATTTAATTGTTCGTTTTATGAAATTTCCTAAAAAGGAATTTTTAGATCATAAAAAAGAAAAGCGAGTACAGACTTACATCACCATATTCACCATCATCACGATCGTACCTAGTGTCTATTTAGCCTATGGAATCGTCATCCGATCTATCTGGGAGGAACAAGCAAAAACATTCGTCAGTCAGGAAATGGTTTTCCCCAGAACGCAAGTCCTCAATTCGAACTTCACCTATTCCAGTTCAAATAAAACAATCCAGGTAAGTTTGATTGGAGATCAAATTGACCAAGAAACCATCGGACTTATCAAAGAAAAAGCGGTCAGCTTTGGCTTAACTGATACGGAGATTACCATCAATCAAAACAATGCGGGAATTACGGATATGAATTTATTGCGTTCGGATATCCTGAAAGATCTGTATGAACGAAATGAACAAATCATTCAAGATAAGGATCAACGCATCGCCTTGCTTGAAAGTGAAGTCGCAAATTATGGAGAAGTACGGTTTCTTGGGAATGATATTGCACAAGAAGCAAAGATCAATCATCCCAAACTTCGTAAATTCACCTTAAACAGGTCATTGGTCACTGACTTGGAAAAAGAAAAAACTGACACGCTTTTAGTGGCCTATGCGGAGTTTTCTACCAAACCTTCGGCTTCGGAAACTAAAAAATTGACAGAATGGCTTAAATTAAGAACCAAAGCAGACACTGTTGGTCTTATCCTCAACTAA
- a CDS encoding YciI family protein: MKTLLFVFALLACSIGISKAQSSYDPHLAEEVGADQYGMKKYVIAFLYRGDKVSEYTEEERGKLQEGHMANINRMAEEGKLVMAGPFFGNEDLRGLYIFDVQDLEEAKSLTETDPSIQAGVLKMELKEWYGSAALMMMNELHRKVAKEII, translated from the coding sequence ATGAAAACCCTTCTCTTTGTATTTGCCTTGCTAGCTTGCTCAATTGGTATTTCCAAGGCCCAGTCCAGTTATGACCCTCATTTAGCCGAAGAAGTAGGGGCTGATCAGTACGGAATGAAGAAGTATGTCATCGCTTTTCTCTATAGGGGAGACAAAGTAAGTGAATACACCGAAGAAGAGCGGGGGAAACTTCAAGAAGGTCACATGGCGAACATCAATCGAATGGCGGAAGAAGGGAAATTGGTAATGGCAGGCCCATTTTTTGGAAATGAGGACCTGAGAGGCCTTTATATATTCGATGTGCAGGATTTAGAAGAAGCAAAATCTCTTACTGAGACCGACCCTTCCATTCAAGCAGGAGTCTTGAAAATGGAATTGAAAGAATGGTATGGTTCTGCAGCTTTAATGATGATGAATGAGCTTCATAGGAAAGTTGCCAAAGAGATTATTTGA
- a CDS encoding LVIVD repeat-containing protein produces the protein MKSRYSPQLLLFFLAVLLFSSCHDDVTSTYTYRTMMPVYLEMSDVRARTLVTEPARDLDNPGKIYIYEDYLFINEPTKGIHILNNEDPSSPINLSFIPIAGNVDMAINGNILYADNYVDLLAFDISDINNIQLVKRVEDVFNHLYRHDTGEIITFQDTVITSESPTWQMEGGWLMNDALSFSSNYAAASQSYGTGGSMARFTLLNQHLYAVDESTMRVFDVEEPAAPTFVKPIDLGWGIETIFPFKDVLFIGSNNGMHIYDASTPSSPTRMAVYEHVQACDPVVVNDDYAFVTLRNGTACWNGVNELQVIDIKDLYHPTLIKAYPMLNPHGLGLAGDYLYVTEGVHGLKSFNVSDVMAIDQNQLEFLEKEKSVDLIPGPNSLIVIGPDGVCQFDYSNPSKLRKLSCIQVSNPVNVY, from the coding sequence ATGAAATCTCGCTATTCTCCTCAACTCTTGCTTTTCTTTTTAGCAGTTCTTCTATTTTCATCCTGCCATGATGACGTAACTAGCACCTATACCTATCGGACCATGATGCCAGTTTACCTTGAAATGAGCGATGTGAGAGCAAGAACCCTTGTTACCGAACCTGCCAGGGATTTAGACAATCCAGGTAAAATTTATATCTATGAGGATTACCTATTCATTAATGAACCGACCAAGGGAATCCATATTTTAAATAATGAAGATCCATCCAGCCCGATCAATTTAAGTTTCATTCCAATTGCCGGCAATGTGGACATGGCTATCAATGGAAATATCCTATATGCTGATAATTATGTGGATTTACTGGCCTTTGACATCAGTGACATCAATAATATTCAATTAGTCAAACGGGTGGAAGATGTTTTTAATCATCTATATCGTCACGATACCGGAGAAATCATCACCTTTCAAGATACGGTCATCACTTCTGAAAGCCCTACCTGGCAAATGGAGGGAGGCTGGCTGATGAATGATGCCCTGAGCTTTTCTTCGAATTATGCCGCCGCTTCCCAAAGCTATGGAACAGGTGGATCCATGGCTAGGTTTACGTTATTAAACCAGCACTTATATGCGGTAGATGAATCCACGATGCGAGTTTTTGATGTAGAAGAACCAGCAGCACCCACATTTGTAAAACCCATTGACCTGGGATGGGGGATTGAAACTATTTTCCCTTTTAAGGATGTCCTGTTTATTGGTTCAAACAATGGCATGCATATCTATGATGCGAGCACTCCCAGCTCCCCTACCCGTATGGCTGTTTACGAACACGTACAGGCATGTGACCCGGTGGTAGTCAATGATGACTATGCGTTTGTAACGTTGAGAAATGGGACGGCGTGCTGGAATGGGGTAAATGAACTTCAGGTAATTGATATCAAAGATCTTTATCATCCAACATTGATCAAGGCTTACCCGATGCTCAATCCTCATGGATTGGGCTTGGCAGGAGATTACCTATATGTAACTGAAGGGGTACATGGACTGAAAAGCTTCAATGTAAGTGATGTGATGGCGATTGATCAGAACCAGTTGGAGTTTTTGGAAAAAGAAAAATCAGTTGATTTAATTCCAGGTCCAAATTCTTTGATTGTGATTGGCCCAGATGGGGTTTGTCAATTTGATTACAGTAATCCCTCCAAATTGAGAAAACTTAGTTGTATTCAAGTAAGCAACCCTGTCAATGTGTATTGA
- a CDS encoding PD-(D/E)XK nuclease family protein, producing the protein MRSFLKNTAKEILESGLDLQDITVVLPNRRAGLFFTQHLGGLIQEPTWMPEVKTIEELFFELGGERPADDLTLIFELYKVYQELNPEPETFDRFYFWGEMILKDFNDVDQFMADASKLYHHLSEIKEIESDLSFLNESQIELIKQFWSSFIRQDRDHQEKFLKFWQMLGPLYSAYKASLKVSGLAYSGMIYRKVAESLSEITVPKKKFHFIGFNAFTGTEEALIKHYITEFDAKIYWDIDAYYVEDKVQEAGMFFRDYRKDLVFGPTFPEAIPTHIEDREARIHTYATPLKVNQANLVGALLEKVPAGESWEETVVILPDEQMLFPILHTLPEQVDKVNVTMGYPVKNAPVYSFLEAVLEMQRFIKVEDGRVLFYHTAVKNLLSSVYLKSVNSGFAEKLLEDMQLLNQIHIPEDRLAKGGSLYQLIFQKLENDQLFPYLTQLMEALAEQLQEEPLQRSYLYQCFKQLTRLKEIFAGQDILSINREFFIRLFRQVFREVKLPFEGEPLLGLQVMGVLESRNLDFKRVIICNMNEDSFPPAAGLNSMIPFNIRKAFGLPVQEQNDSIYAYTFYRLLHSAEEVHMIYTTASDQGKAGEKSRYIQQMAVELGRKMEEEVIFIPIDQQSPESISIEKDEEVLHLLDKYLLDEHGFSETAFSPSALSVFLDCRLKFYFQYLANIQEKEEVSEEIDAAVFGNLAHLSMEFLYQDFAKRKKRTVLEKSDFKELKSNWVFPAIEKAIRKFYHLEGEANTKLNGQMAIARDVLQKYLHQILKIDEESAPFTLISLEKEKRYAAALTINTTSGDQKVALRGIIDRVDEQNGTIRLIDYKSGIDNKNFPDIPSLFDRENKSRNKAAMQTMFYGLIYQETVAGNTAPLKPAIFNLREMFKDDFNPYLQLKEGRKSGIEVNDYRDFEEEYKAGLKSLLEDIYDPDQAFDQTEDLKKCGYCPYKEICGR; encoded by the coding sequence ATGCGTAGTTTTTTGAAAAACACAGCAAAAGAAATCCTCGAATCAGGGTTGGATTTGCAAGATATTACCGTGGTATTGCCAAATCGAAGAGCTGGCCTATTTTTTACCCAACATTTGGGAGGCCTTATTCAGGAACCTACTTGGATGCCAGAAGTAAAAACCATAGAGGAGCTATTCTTTGAATTGGGAGGTGAAAGGCCGGCAGATGATCTGACTTTAATCTTCGAATTGTATAAAGTTTACCAAGAACTCAATCCTGAGCCAGAAACCTTTGATCGCTTTTATTTCTGGGGAGAGATGATCTTAAAAGATTTCAATGATGTGGATCAGTTTATGGCCGATGCCAGCAAACTATACCATCACTTATCAGAAATCAAAGAAATTGAGTCTGATTTGAGTTTTTTGAACGAAAGTCAAATAGAACTGATCAAACAATTTTGGTCCTCTTTTATTAGACAGGATCGGGATCATCAGGAGAAATTTTTGAAATTCTGGCAAATGTTGGGGCCACTATATTCTGCCTATAAAGCTTCATTGAAAGTTTCCGGTTTGGCTTATTCAGGAATGATTTACAGGAAAGTGGCGGAATCACTGAGTGAGATTACTGTCCCAAAAAAGAAGTTTCATTTTATTGGATTCAATGCGTTTACGGGAACTGAGGAAGCCTTGATCAAGCACTATATTACTGAATTTGATGCAAAGATTTACTGGGATATAGATGCCTACTATGTGGAGGATAAAGTCCAGGAGGCAGGTATGTTTTTTCGTGACTATCGCAAAGACCTGGTTTTTGGACCCACGTTTCCTGAAGCTATACCCACACATATTGAGGATAGAGAAGCAAGAATTCATACCTATGCCACACCATTAAAAGTCAATCAGGCAAATCTGGTAGGAGCACTTTTGGAGAAAGTACCTGCAGGAGAATCTTGGGAAGAAACAGTGGTGATTTTGCCGGATGAGCAAATGTTATTTCCAATACTTCACACACTTCCGGAGCAGGTAGACAAAGTGAATGTAACCATGGGGTACCCGGTAAAAAATGCTCCTGTGTATTCCTTTTTGGAGGCGGTATTGGAAATGCAGCGCTTTATCAAGGTAGAGGACGGGCGAGTATTATTTTACCATACAGCAGTCAAAAATTTATTGAGCTCGGTGTACTTGAAAAGTGTAAACTCGGGCTTTGCTGAAAAACTGTTGGAGGATATGCAATTATTGAATCAAATTCATATCCCAGAAGATAGACTTGCCAAAGGGGGGAGTTTGTACCAGCTGATATTCCAAAAGCTGGAAAATGATCAACTCTTTCCTTATTTGACCCAGTTAATGGAGGCCTTGGCTGAACAACTTCAGGAGGAACCTTTGCAGCGATCTTACTTGTACCAATGTTTTAAACAATTGACCCGCTTAAAAGAGATTTTTGCAGGTCAGGATATTTTAAGCATTAATCGGGAGTTTTTTATCCGTCTGTTTCGTCAGGTATTTCGGGAAGTGAAGTTGCCTTTTGAGGGGGAGCCTCTTTTGGGATTACAGGTAATGGGTGTCCTGGAATCCAGGAATTTGGATTTCAAACGTGTCATCATTTGTAATATGAATGAGGATAGTTTCCCACCAGCGGCAGGGTTAAATTCCATGATCCCATTCAATATCCGTAAAGCTTTTGGTTTGCCTGTACAGGAGCAGAATGATTCCATTTATGCCTATACTTTTTACCGCTTACTTCATAGTGCAGAAGAAGTGCATATGATTTATACCACCGCTTCTGATCAAGGGAAGGCAGGTGAAAAGAGTCGATACATACAACAAATGGCTGTGGAGCTTGGGAGGAAGATGGAGGAAGAGGTGATTTTTATTCCTATAGACCAGCAATCCCCTGAGTCTATTAGCATAGAGAAAGATGAAGAGGTATTACATCTATTGGATAAATACCTTTTGGATGAGCATGGCTTTTCCGAAACCGCATTTTCGCCTTCTGCCTTGAGTGTTTTTTTGGATTGCAGATTGAAATTCTATTTTCAGTATTTGGCAAATATTCAAGAGAAAGAAGAAGTCAGCGAGGAAATAGATGCAGCTGTATTTGGGAATCTGGCACACTTGAGTATGGAGTTCTTGTATCAGGATTTCGCAAAAAGGAAGAAGAGAACCGTGTTGGAGAAATCCGATTTTAAGGAATTGAAATCCAATTGGGTTTTTCCTGCAATTGAAAAAGCGATCAGGAAATTTTACCACTTGGAAGGGGAGGCCAATACCAAGCTGAACGGTCAAATGGCCATTGCCCGTGATGTGCTTCAGAAATATTTGCATCAGATTTTGAAAATAGACGAGGAATCTGCGCCATTTACCCTGATTTCTCTTGAAAAAGAGAAAAGGTATGCGGCAGCATTAACGATCAATACAACATCAGGAGATCAAAAAGTCGCGCTTCGGGGGATTATAGATCGGGTGGATGAGCAAAATGGAACCATTCGCCTGATAGATTATAAATCAGGAATAGATAATAAGAACTTTCCGGATATCCCTTCTTTATTTGACCGTGAGAATAAATCCCGAAATAAAGCAGCCATGCAGACCATGTTTTATGGACTGATTTACCAGGAAACGGTGGCAGGGAATACAGCACCTTTGAAACCTGCTATTTTCAATCTGAGGGAAATGTTTAAGGATGATTTTAATCCCTATTTGCAGCTCAAGGAAGGAAGAAAATCTGGTATAGAGGTAAATGATTATCGGGATTTTGAGGAAGAGTATAAGGCCGGGTTAAAATCCCTTTTGGAAGATATCTATGACCCAGATCAAGCCTTTGATCAGACAGAGGATCTCAAAAAATGCGGGTATTGTCCGTATAAAGAGATTTGTGGAAGATAA